The proteins below come from a single Candidatus Hydrogenedentota bacterium genomic window:
- a CDS encoding FAD-dependent oxidoreductase, with product MAIDVELPDRQYWKDQIKCQAACPVHTDARGYVRAIAEGDCEGAYLIARGPNPLASVCGQVCGAPCETACRRGSYDKPIAIRALKRHVCAQYGPESRRDGGESLIEFLKCAAAHRRPAECGDKDELLPMLQALMRGDIPRASGKSVGIIGSGPAGLAAAHDLALLGFSVTIYEMESSLAGMLTVGIPRYRLQREVIRAEVGVIEALGVRAVTNCRIGKDIPFPELRNRHDAVVIAVGAKCSRKVTVPGMEAPGVMGGVEFLRDVALGNPPELGRRVVVIGGGNVAYDVGRTVLRQISLDAARSALRRPGVSEVHLCSLESLDEMPADDIEIIEGDEEGILRHNSVGPKEILLDSGGRVQGVRFRQCLGVFDADRRFNPQFDDARVTDIACDSVLLAVGQAYDVGFVDAARDGLELRPNGMLVCDPESGETGQPDVFVAGDLAYGPKLLIHAVASGKAVARGVYRRLMGREISHADVSLHFPIPDYAREKDYEKIRRVKPATLPAEERIKGHDLLVEKELGAEEARLEASRCLNCGVNTIFDGDRCVLCGGCAEVCPTLCIRITPAEAAGATDRMAEAVTALLDGFPAGQASAFLKDETQCIRCALCADRCPTGAITMESFHFEENPKCQTV from the coding sequence GTGGCAATTGATGTTGAACTGCCGGACCGGCAGTACTGGAAAGACCAGATTAAGTGCCAGGCGGCCTGCCCGGTCCACACCGACGCGCGGGGCTATGTGCGCGCCATCGCGGAGGGGGACTGCGAGGGGGCCTATCTCATCGCCCGCGGGCCGAACCCCCTGGCCTCGGTGTGCGGCCAGGTGTGCGGGGCGCCCTGCGAGACGGCGTGCCGCCGGGGCTCCTATGACAAGCCGATCGCCATCCGCGCGCTGAAGCGCCATGTGTGCGCCCAATACGGGCCTGAATCCCGCCGGGACGGCGGTGAAAGCCTGATTGAGTTCCTGAAATGCGCGGCGGCCCACCGGCGCCCCGCCGAATGCGGCGACAAGGACGAGCTTCTGCCCATGCTACAGGCGCTGATGCGCGGGGACATCCCCAGGGCGTCCGGAAAGAGCGTGGGCATCATTGGGAGCGGTCCGGCGGGTCTTGCGGCCGCCCATGACCTTGCCCTGCTGGGGTTTTCGGTGACCATTTATGAAATGGAATCCTCCCTCGCGGGCATGCTGACGGTCGGCATACCGCGATACCGGCTGCAACGCGAAGTTATCCGGGCGGAGGTCGGGGTGATTGAGGCGCTGGGGGTGCGCGCCGTCACCAACTGCCGAATCGGCAAAGACATCCCGTTCCCGGAACTCCGGAACCGCCACGACGCGGTGGTGATAGCGGTCGGGGCAAAGTGCTCCCGGAAGGTGACCGTGCCGGGCATGGAGGCGCCGGGGGTGATGGGCGGGGTTGAGTTTTTACGGGATGTCGCCCTCGGGAACCCCCCCGAACTGGGCCGGCGTGTCGTCGTGATTGGCGGCGGGAACGTGGCCTACGACGTGGGCCGCACTGTGCTGCGCCAAATATCCTTGGACGCCGCGCGCTCGGCCCTGCGCCGGCCCGGTGTTTCCGAGGTGCATTTGTGCTCGCTCGAATCGCTTGACGAGATGCCCGCGGACGACATCGAAATCATCGAGGGTGACGAGGAGGGGATACTCCGCCACAACAGTGTGGGCCCCAAAGAGATACTTCTGGACAGTGGGGGGCGCGTCCAGGGGGTCCGGTTCCGGCAGTGCCTGGGGGTCTTTGACGCGGACAGGCGTTTCAATCCGCAGTTTGACGACGCGCGGGTGACGGACATCGCCTGCGACAGCGTGCTGCTGGCGGTGGGGCAGGCCTACGACGTGGGCTTTGTGGACGCCGCCCGGGACGGTCTTGAACTGCGGCCCAACGGGATGCTGGTCTGCGACCCGGAAAGCGGCGAGACCGGCCAGCCCGACGTGTTTGTGGCGGGGGACCTCGCCTACGGCCCGAAACTGCTGATTCACGCGGTCGCCTCGGGCAAGGCCGTGGCGCGGGGCGTTTACCGGCGCCTGATGGGTCGGGAGATTTCCCATGCGGACGTTTCCCTCCACTTCCCCATTCCCGATTATGCCCGCGAGAAGGATTACGAAAAAATCCGCAGGGTAAAACCGGCAACCCTGCCCGCCGAAGAGCGGATCAAGGGCCACGACCTCCTTGTGGAGAAAGAACTGGGCGCCGAAGAGGCGCGCCTGGAGGCGTCGCGCTGCCTGAACTGCGGCGTCAACACCATATTCGACGGCGACCGGTGCGTTTTGTGCGGCGGCTGCGCGGAGGTCTGCCCCACGCTGTGCATCCGCATCACTCCCGCGGAGGCGGCGGGCGCGACGGACCGCATGGCGGAGGCGGTCACCGCCCTGCTTGACGGATTTCCCGCCGGTCAGGCCTCCGCCTTCCTGAAGGACGAAACCCAGTGCATCCGGTGCGCCCTGTGCGCGGACCGGTGCCCCACCGGGGCGATAACCATGGAATCCTTCCACTTCGAGGAGAACCCCAAATGCCAGACCGTCTAG